Within the uncultured Campylobacter sp. genome, the region TCAAGATAGCGTGTCTACCAATTCCACCACGGTCGCATAAATTTTAAAACTTAATCTCAAGCCTTGAATTATATAAGTTTAAAGCCCGATTTCTCGGGCTTTTGATTAATTTGCAGCAGCCTTTAAACCCGCTGTCAAAAAAGGATTTACGAAAAGCAAGATAAATGAAATAACTAATGCATAGATAACCTGCGCTTCGATCATCGCTAGCGAAATATACATCGTATTCGATAGCTTGCTAGCTACGCTCGGATTTCTAGCGATGCCGTTAAGCGTCGCACTAGCGGCATTTCCCATACCTAATGCGCCACCCAAAGCGGCTAGACCTAAAACGACTGCAACGGTAATTGCAGAAAAAGAAACGATCTGAGTGTAAGCACTTAGCTGCTCGCTAGCGAAAGCCGCGCCGCAAAGCGCAAATAATAATACAAGAACTTTTTTCATAAAAGTCTCCATAAATAAATTTTAAAACGAGTTTCGGCTCAATACCCCCTACTCCAACGTTTTAAGTGTGAAATAT harbors:
- the atpE gene encoding ATP synthase F0 subunit C encodes the protein MKKVLVLLFALCGAAFASEQLSAYTQIVSFSAITVAVVLGLAALGGALGMGNAASATLNGIARNPSVASKLSNTMYISLAMIEAQVIYALVISFILLFVNPFLTAGLKAAAN